One region of Daphnia pulicaria isolate SC F1-1A chromosome 7, SC_F0-13Bv2, whole genome shotgun sequence genomic DNA includes:
- the LOC124349961 gene encoding 40S ribosomal protein S3-A-like: MATAQISKKRKFVAGGVFKAELNAFLTRELAEDGYSGVEVRLAPTRTEIIILATRTQNVLGEKGRRIRELTSVVQKRFGFQEGTVELYAEKVATRGLCAIAQAESLRYKLIGGLAVRRACYGVLRFIMESGAKGCEVVVSGKLRGQRAKSMKFVDGLMIHSGEPTNVYVDTAVRHVLLRQGVLGIKVKIMLPWDPNNKNGPKRPLPDNVSILEPKDETHIAEELKAAKMSDIAAAPPTQAAA; encoded by the exons ATGGCTACGGCTCAGATCTCGAAAAAACGAAAG TTTGTGGCGGGAGGTGTCTTCAAGGCTGAATTGAACGCCTTCTTGACCCGTGAATTGGCCGAAGATGGTTATTCTGGTGTTGAG GTGCGCCTTGCCCCCACTCGCACAGAAATCATCATTCTGGCTACACGTACCCAGAATGTTTTGGGTGAGAAGGGCCGTCGCATTCGCGAGTTGACATCTGTTGTCCAAAAGAGATTTGGCTTCCAAGAGGGAACTGTTGAGCTCTATGCTGAGAAGGTTGCTACCCGTGGCTTGTGTGCTATTGCCCAAGCCGAGTCCCTTCGTTACAAACTCATTGGTGGTTTGGCTGTTCGCAG AGCTTGTTATGGTGTTCTCCGTTTCATCATGGAGTCTGGAGCCAAGGGTTGTGAAGTTGTTGTATCTGGCAAACTTCGAGGTCAGCGAGCCAAGAGCATGAAGTTCGTCGATGGTCTGATGATCCACAGTGGAGAACCCACCAACGTCTACGTCGACACTGCCGTCAGACACGTCTTGCTTCGCCAGG GAGTACTTGGTATTAAGGTTAAGATCATGTTGCCGTGGGATCCCAACAACAAGAACGGACCCAAGAGACCTTTGCCAGACAATGTTTCCATCCTGGAACCCAAAGATGAGACACACATCGCAGAGGAACTTAAAGCAGCCAAGATGTCCGACATCGCAGCAGCACCTCCCACCCAAGCTGCTGCCTAA
- the LOC124349924 gene encoding general transcription factor IIF subunit 2-like produces MESKKKEKEKEKDKEKDKDVIVYEREMEMSSASRGVWLVKVPKYISSRWDKCPGNITAGQLNITRVQGQKSQVKLILSEAIMCLQEKGEEPIPKEHGLIVSHITSQTLGVFSQQTTPATANSPMETEKIIFEGKVAQKLECRPTANASYMKLKRDSLIKAAQPTRIVKQLDRVVQSYKPISDHKHNKEFDEKKKAEGKKARDDKGKVMDMLFAAFEKHQYYNIKDLVKLTNQPVTYLKEILKDVCVYNLKNPHKNMWELKPEYRHYKDEDKD; encoded by the exons ATGGagtcaaagaaaaaggagaaagaaaaagagaaagacaagGAGAAAGACAAAGATGTCATCGTTTATGAAAGGGAAATGGAAATGTCTTCAGCTAGTCGGGGTGTTTGGTTGGTGAAAGTACCAAAATACATTTCAAGTCGATGGGATAAATGCCCTGGAAATATCACAGCTGGACAACTGAATATTACTAG GGTGCAAGGACAAAAGTCTCAAGTCAAACTTATTCTGTCGGAAGCTATTATGTGTCTCCAGGAAAAAGGAGAGGAACCTATTCCAAAAGAGCATGGATTGATTGTTTCACACATTACTTCACAAACATTGGGTGTATTTTCTCAACAAACCA CTCCAGCCACGGCAAACTCACCTATGGAAACTGAGAAGATCATATTTGAAGGCAAAGTTGCCCAGAAGCTTGAATGTAGACCAACAG caAACGCAAGTTATATGAAACTCAAAAGGGATTCTTTGATTAAAGCTGCCCAACCTACAAGAATTGTGAAGCAATTGGATCGAGTGGTTCAAAGTTACAAACCCATCTCTGACCACAAGCATAAT AAAGAATtcgacgaaaagaagaaagctgAGGGTAAGAAGGCCAGAGATGATAAGGGCAAAGTTATGGACATGCTGTTTGCAGCTTTTGAAAAGCATCAGTACTACAACATCAAGGATTTGGTAAAACTCACCAACCAACCTGTG ACCTACCTCAAGGAAATTTTGAAGGATGTTTGTGTATACAATTTGAAGAATCCTCACAAAAACATGTGGGAACTGAAACCGGAATACCGCCACTACAAAGATGAAGACAAGGACTAA